The genome window GCCTCTGCTCTGCGCCACACGGGTCAAGGGGAAGGCTGCTGGGCTGTCACGGGCATCACTCCGGTGGCCTCCATCTGCTCTGCAGTGTGTGCCCATCCCCCTCTTGACATCCCAGCCCACCCTGCACTCTCTTCCCACTGCCTGGGCCCAGTTTCCATAGCAACGCTGCTGCTGGGTAACGTTTCCAGGGAGAAAATACATCCCTGTGTTTCTCAGCGTCACCTGAGCATCCCACTGCACTCCGTGAAAATGCGAAATATCCTCCACCCCAAAGATCTGGCTCGGCCCCTCCGCTTCTTACGGGAGCCCTTGACTTAAGGGCAGTGGGGCACTGGTAAATGTTCTGAAACCCAAAGCCCTTGTTTGGAGCCTTTGTCGATGTCTGTGGTGTAAATACCCCTACCACGGCCACCAGCCCGATGTCACTGACCCAGGGATGGGAAGAGATGCACAGTCGCACACTGTCCTATGGTGTTTCCTTccagacacattagaccaaaggAACCCTAAGGGCACAGATAACTGGAAagtgtagtaaaataattagaaagccATGAGCTTGGAGGATTCGTtgcctttgtttttaatgtaattcaTTTAGTTGTAAGTCTACCATTGAAAGGTCAATACTGGCTGTGTTAATGCTGCCTCAAACACTTCCTGACAGTTTCAGCTCTGCGAAGGGCTTCACAGCCAGTCCTCACATTCCCTCGGTCCCCAGCCTTTGCCAGACCGCCCTTCACACACCTCCCCAAATACACATCAGCAGCCGGCCCTTTTCTCCTGTGCACTTGGCCCCTCGGCCTCCGTTCCCTCCTCCCTTTATAACTACAGCCTCTCCGGCTGTCCTGATCCTCTTTGGCTGTGCTGACCACATTCTTACAACTAATACCTTCTTGGCTGACAAGCTGTTTCCTTGATGCTCTTtgatccaataattccacttctggaaattTTCTCTAACATGACAAGCACAGATTACACAAAGATATACATAGACAATAGGTACAGAATGTACAAAAAACGTctgcaacctttttttttttaagaacttttattgagatacagttaacagacaataaacagcatatatttagagtctacaatttggtatcccaatctcccaattcattccccgcaaacctccccgctttccccacttggtgtgcatatgtttgttctctacatctgtgtctctatttctgccttgcaaaccggttgatttgtaccatttttctatagtccacatatatgtgttagtatacggtatttgtttctctctttctgactcacttcactctgtatgacagtctctaggtccatccatgtctctacaaatgtcccagttttaaagaaccagcttttagttttattgatttttgctgttgttttctttgtttctatttcatttatttctgctctgatctttatgatttctctccgtctactaactttgggttttgtttgctcttcttttttagtttctttaggtgtaaggttagatcgTTTAtctgggatgtttcttgtttcttgaggtaggattatattgctataaacttccctcttagaattgcctttgctgcgtcccataggttttggatcattgtgttttcattgtcatttgtctctaggtatttttttacttcctctttgatttcttcagagatctcttggttatttagtagtgtattgtttagcctccatgtgtttgtgttttttacagtttttttcctgtaagtgatttctaatctcatagcgttgtggtcggaaaagatgcttgatacgatttcaattttcttgaatttatcaacacttgatttatgacccaaaatgtgatctatcctggaggatgttccatgtgcacttgagaagaacgtgtaatctgctgtttttggatgtaatatccaatagatatctattaaatcaagctgctttattgtcatttaaagcctgtgtttccttattaattttctgtgtggatgatctgtccattggtgtaagtggggtgttaaagtcccccactatgattgtgttactgtcgatttcctctttcatagttgttagcatttgccttatgtattgaggtgctcctatattgggtgcatagatatttataattgttatctcctcttcttggatggatcccttgatctttacgtcatgtcctttcttgtctcttgtaacattttttattttaaagtctattttatctgatatgagtattgctattccagctttcttttgatttccatttgcatggaatatctttttccatcccctcactttccgtctctatgtgtccctagacctgaagtgggtctcttgtggacagcatatatatgggtcttgtttttgcatccattcagctagtctgtgtcttttggttggtgcatttagtccacttacattcaaggtaattatcgatatgtatgttcctattaccattttcttaattgttttgtttttgtttttgtaggtccttttcttctcttatgtttcccccttagagaagttcctttagcatttgttgtagggctggtttggtggtgctgaattctcttagctgttgcttgtctgtaaagcttttggtttctctgtcgaatctaaatgagatccttgctgggtagagtattcttggttgtaggttcttccctttcatcactttaaatatatcctgccactcccttctggcttgcagagtttctgctgagagatcagctgttaaccttatgggatttcccttgtgtgttatttgtcgtttgtcccttgttgcttttaataacttttctctgtctttaatttttgtcagtttgactactatatgtcttggcgtgtatctccttgggtttatcctgcctgggactctgcgcttcctggacttgggtagctatttcctttctcatgttagggaagttttcaactataatctcttccaatattttctcaggtcctttctctctctcgtctccttctgggacccctataatgcgaatgttggtgcgtttaacattgtcccagaggtctcttaggctgtcttcagttcttttcatttttttctttattcttttctgcatcagtgattatcaccattctgtcttccaggtcacttatacgcccttctgcctcagttaatctgctgttggttccttctagtgtatttttcatttcagttattgtgttgcactgtttgtttgctctttaattgttctaggtctttggtaaacttttcgatctttgcatccagtcttttttcagagtcctggatcatcttcaccatcattattctgaattctttttctggaagggtgcctatcttctcttcatgtagttgtttttctggggttttatcttgtcccttcatctggtacaaagtctttttgccttttcattttctctatccttctgtggctgtggttttcagttccacaagatgaaatactgctgatactgcttgatactgctgtctgccctcttgtggaggaagctatctcggaggcttgtgggtgcttcctgatgggagggactgatggtgggttgggctgggtgggtggagctcagtaaaactttaatctgcttgtctaccaatgggtggggctgtgttcacaccctggtggtcatttggcctgaggctacttagcactggagcttactggctctttggtggagctaatggtggactctgggagggctcacgccaatgaacacttcccagaacccctgctgccagtgcccctgtctcctcggtgagccacagctgccccccacctctgcaggcaaccctccaaccccagcaggtaggtctggttccatctcctatggggtcactgctcctcccccctgggtcctggtgagcacacttttttgtgtgccctccaagagtggagtctccgtttcccccagtcctgtggaggtcctgcaatcaaatcccactggctttcaaagtctgattctctggggatttctcctcccgttgctggactcccaggttgggaagcctgatgtggggctcagaaccctcactttagtgggtggacttctgtggtatagctgttctccagtttgtgagtcacccacctagcttttatgggatttgattttatgtgattgcgcccctcctactgtctcattgtggcttctcctttgtctctggatgtggggtgtcttttttggtgagttccagtgtctttctgtccgtgattgttcagcagttagttgtaattctggtgctcttgcaagagggagtgagtgcacgtcctcctactcgtGCCATCTTCTGCAACcttctttataataaaattgaaaaccacTAGTGATGGACAGTAGGGACCAAGCCAACACACAATGGATGGAGCACGTGCAGGCTGGCGTGCTCCAGGCCTCGGGGCACCTGCAGTCACAAAGTGGGAAAAGAGCAAGAAGGACACATGTGCACACAGTCACAGCTTTTACATCCCTGAGGTGGTGGctgatttttgtttccttccttatggttttaggtatttttcaaatgttctacAATgaaactgtgtttttttttttgttttttttgttttttttttataattagacaaacctgattaaaaaaatcttttctgacTATGCAAAAACTGGGGAGAGGAGATACATAAAAACTGAAATGACTATCTACAAGGACATAACCAAGTAGCAGCAAGGTGATTATTTGGGTTCCATGACTCAGGAGCCACCGGCTGGCCAGGGGGTCCCTAAGACTCCTTGCGCTTTAACAGCCTTTCTGGAACCACATCCAGGGCTGCCCTGTTCTTTGCAGCCCAGAAGACAGGATTTTGCAATTGCATTGGGCATCTCTGTGAAGATCCCCCATCTCTGGAGATGCCCAGGGAGGGGGTGGCACTGTCAGAACTGAAGACTAGGACAACAGTGGTCTTGTAAGGGCCACTTCCTCAGCACTTCTCTTAGGCTCGGTGTGTGTTGGCCTCTGTGGTGAGTCGTTGCTGCCTTGAGGACAGAGAGCCTGTCCTTCGAGGCTTCTTGCTCTTCCGGACTCTTCCACCTGAATCCATTTGTTGACTGACTCCCCTCGGCAGGAAGGATGTTGGATGATCCCAGCAGATGCTCAGTCATTGCCAAGGGGGCTCCCTGTGATCTTTTCACACCAGCTCTGGCCTGAAGGAGGACGGCTGAAGGGGGTTCTAGGGCGAGGCTCCCCGGCCCTCGGGGTGTGGCCCAGCGATCCCCAGATGGCACCATGTGGGGGCAGGGTTGAGAAGTGGGGTTCACCTGGGAATGAGGGCGCCCGGGGTAAGCAGGACCTCAGCGGGTCCTCACGGGGGCGTGTCTCTGCCACAGGTGAACGGGAAGGAGCTCTCCAAGCTGTCTCAGGAGCAGACCCTGGAGGCCCTGCGCGCCTCCAAGGAGCCCCTGGTGATCCAGGTGCTGAGACGCAGCCCCCGCCTCCGGGGGGATGGCTCCTGCCCCGACCTGCAGCTGGTGGACAGTGGCACTCAGACCGACATCACCTTCGAGCATATCATGGCGCTGGGCAAGCTGCGCCCACCCACCCCGCCCATGGTCATCCTGGAGCCGTACGTCCCATCTGAGCTGTGAGTCGCCCTCAGGAGGGCCCCGGGCCCTGCCTCCAGAGAGGGCACGCCACCCGGGCTCACCGTCCCATGCCAGCCAGAGGCTACGTTTTTGCAGCTCTGGGCGTGGCAGGGAGACCCCGACTGGCTGCCCCCTCAGGCAGGAAGCAGGCTCCTTGGCCTCCAAAGCTGACTGTCTGCACCCCAGGGCTCAGGAATCTCCGGGCCTCTAGCCTCTGGCTGGACGCCAGCTGGTGAATGGGCCAGAGGGGCTGACACGCAGGCTCCGCGTTGTATCTATCTACCCCCAGGGTCAAGGGAGGACCATCCCGGGACCTTACTGCCGGAAGCTTGAGGtcctcagctcctcctcctccatcctctctcctcctctgctgcCCCATCGTCTTCTGCCTCACAAGCATCACCCCTTGAATCTTCTTGCATCCTTGTCTGTCCCATTCCTTTCCCTGCTCTGAACTTCCTCCATCTCTTCGCCTTCTTTCTTTGGCCCGCTCGGAAGAAGGGCCTCTCATCTGGGCCTGCTGGCTCACGACTGTGTGAGCGCTGACTCATTTCGCTAGACTCACCCCGAGCTGTGAGCGCTGACTCATTTCACTAGACTCACCCCGAACGGCAGGGAGGTCGGCCTGGGATCCCCTCCTCCACAGAGAGGTAGGCCCAGGGCTGGCGGCAGCCAAGCTTAGCCTCGGGGCAAGGGGGGCCGCCCCTGGAGATAGACGGGGTcctcctgctccccagcagtCCTCCAGGGCCTGGATAACTCCTGGGGGCATTGCATGAGTGGGGTGAGTGCTGGGTGGGAGGGGCACCGGCATGGCTCGAGGAGTCTGAGCTGGGGGACAGGatggggccgggcggggcggggcgagctAGGCATGCCTGGGTCTTTGGTGCGGACGCCCTCACACTCCTGTTCAAGAAATAGTCCTGGTCTTTGCATGGGTGCATGTAGTTCAGAAGGACGGGGTACAGAAGAGGTAGCTGGGCCGCCGCCTCCCAAAGGTGCACGCAGAGCAGGGCTCCGATGCTGAGTGCACCGGGCCCCACCAGCCGGGAGCTGGGGCTAGGGAGAGGGGCGCAGATGGCTGGCCTGACGCCCCGCCTCTCCTGGGCAGCCCCCCCATCAGCCATGAGTATTATGACCCGGCGGAGTTCATGGAGGGCGGCCCGCAGGAGGCAGACCGCGTGGATGAGCTGGAGTATGAGGTGAGCTGGGCGGCCAGCCTCGGGAGCCAGCCCCAGGACGTCTGTCGGCAGCCCAGCTCCGGCCTGGCTCCTGAAGCCCCCAGGTGGCCGGGCCTCACGGCCCTTTCCCTCGCGTGGCTCATCCGTCAGGCTCAGCGGCCAAATGGGGCTGAGTTGGGGAGGGCACGGGTGAGGGCCTCAGTCAGTCTGTGTTGGTGAGTCTGTGTCCCACGCATGTCTGTATCCTGTGCGTCCCGTGTGTCTTGTGTGTGTCTTGGGCATTTCCTGGTAGGGGACACCACAGGACCCACGTGCCATTTGGGATGGTAAGAGAGACCCTTGGAAACTCAGCTCAGGTGACACGCTCCAGGGGCTCGGGGCTGGGCTCAGGCTGCCGCCCCTGCAGctttctccctctgcttctccatCCCCCTTGTGGCAGGAGGTGGAGCTGTATAAAACCAGCCACCGGGACAAGCTGGGCCTAATGGTTTGCTACCGCACAGATGACGAAGAGGACCTGGGCATCTATGTCGGAGAGGTATGAaggggggatggaggggtggggtgggatctGCTAGGAAGCAGCGGATGCCCATCTGTACAGCGCCCGGGCGGTGGCCAGGGCACCGTGGTAGCAGGTGCCGAGGCAGGGTGTGGCACGTGAAGAGTCCTATGCCATCCTATGCCCAAAGCCTCGCCACGCTGCCCAGGGCTCTGAGACTACCCGTAAGAAACCAGCTGAGCGTCACTTAGCATCACAGGGAGTCTGCCAGTCGGTGAGGCCAGGGCAGCCAGTGGCTTCAGGGTGTGTCCAGCCAGGCAGTCTCCCCAGGAGATCTGTGCCCATAGTGGAACCATGGGGCCCTGTGGGCTAAGGCAGGATAGAGTCCGGCCAGGCTTTGTTCTCCCGCCACGTCCTGCGGGAGCCCTCCTGGTAATCGCAGGGGTCCTTCTCCCCCACCTGTCTGGCAGGTGTCTGGATACTTTCCCATACTTTGCCATGGTCAAAAAATCAGCCCTCTGTTCGCTTTGGGGCCCCCGAGGCGAGGCTGCCCCTTCCTACCAAATGGGCACCTTAGTGGAGGGGGCTGAGTCCCCACGATGTGCGTGCTTTGCAGGTGAATCCCAATAGCATTGCAGCCAAAGACGGCCGGATCCGCGAGGGAGACCGCATCATCCAGGTGAGCAGGGCAGGCAGGCCCCCCAGCTCTCCTTAGCCAATCCCAGCTCTCTCGTGCTCAGAGCCTAGCCTGATGCCGGGCATCCTGCCGTGCCTGAAACCAGGGCTAGGCCTCATCCCCCTCCTGCACAACCGCGCAGGTGGCTCCCATTCGCCCATAGGTTCTATTGGCATTGAGAGCTCGTGCTGCTCCGGCCCCTTGCCAGCCTGTCCCTCCGCGCCCCAGACATGAGCACGCCTCCCACTCCACGCCGTCTCTGAGCACATGTGCTCTTGTGTGGGCCAGGCTGTCTTCGCCCCCGGCACCTTCCACTTGTTTCCATCTTGCCAGAGCTTCAGAGCCTGTCCTGGCCCAGGGCGCTCAGTTCGGAGGTCCCTGCAAGGGGATCTCTGTAGCTCAACAGGGGCCTGCCCCAGAGCCAGCCCTGGCGTCCTTGTTGATTGTCCCTTGGCCTGCCACAGATAAATGGCGTGGACGTCCAGAACCGGGAAGAGGCAGTGGCCATCCTGAGTCAGGAGGAGAACACCAACATCTCCCTGCTGGTGGCCCGGCCTGAgagccaggtgtgtgtgtgcccgGTTTGGCATCCTGGGTCCCCTGACACAGGGCTTTCTGTCTTGAATGCTGCCGACTAACATCTAAACATGCCAGCAACCTGGCAGTGTTGGAGGGCAGGGGTGTCCCAGGGCCCATTTCCCTTTCTGGCCTCTGATGGCTGAGTCGGCTGGGACCTAGACGCAAGTGGGGCGTTGTCTGGGGAGGTGCTTAAGGCAGTGGGGATAGCACAGGCCTGTCTCTGCAGCTGGCGAAACGGTGGAAGGATAGTGACCGGGATGACTTCCTGGATGATTTTGGCTCTGAGAACGAGGGGGACCTGCGGGCCCGGCAGCTGAAATCGCCCCCTGCCCAGcaggtgaggaaggaggaagggcgggtggtggggagagcagggagggcgGGCAGGAGGCCagaaggaggaggggctgggaggctgtAGGAGATGGACCAGGTCCGAAAGCCCTTCCCGTCCCCTCCCGCGGTGCCCCCGCTGGTGGGTTCCAGACTGAGCGGAGCTCATCTTCCCGCTCCAGcttggaaaagaagaggagaaaggggcCCCCAGTGCAGGCGCGGGCCTGAGCAACAGCCAGGAGCTGGACAGTGGGGTGGGCCGGACGGATGAGAGCACCCGCAACGAGGAGAGCTCCGAGCACGACCTGCTGGGGGATGAGCCCCTGAGCACCGCCAACACGCCCGGGCCCCTGCGCAAGTTCGGCCTGCAAGGGGACGCCCTGCAGAGCCGCGACTTCCACTTCAGCATGGACTCCCTGCTCGCCGAGGGTGCGGGGCTGGGTGGTGGCGACGTGCCGGGCCTCACGGATGAGGAGTACGAGCGCTACCGCGAGTTGCTGGAGATCAAGTGCCACCTGGAGAATGGTAACCCCCTGGGCCTCCTCTTCCCCCGGGCCGCCGGCGGCAACGGCGCCCTGGACGTCAACCGCAACGAGAGCGCGGGCCATGAGATAGccgtgctggaggaggagctgcggCACCTGGAGTTCAAGTGCCGCAACATCCTGCGGGCGCAGAAGATGCAGCAGCTGCGGGAGCGCTGCATGAAGGCCTGGCTGCTGGAGGAGGAGAGCCTTTATGACCTGGGGCCTGGCGAGCCCAAGAAGCACGAGCTGTCCGACATCTCCGAGCTGCCCGAGAAGTCGGACAAGGACAGCACCAGCGCCTACAACACGGGCGAGAGCTGCCGCAGCACCCCCCTGCTGGCAGAGCCCCTGCCCGAGAGCCCCCTGAGGCGGGCGGCCGCTGCCGGCAACTCCAACCTGAACCGGACCCCTTCCGGACCCCCTGTCACCGCCCACCCCAAGGCCGCCCCTCCACAAGGGAGTCCCGGCAAGTTCCGATCCCTCTCCCGGGATCCTGAGGTGGGCCGGAGACAGCACTCGGAGGAGCGAGTCCGCCGCGGCCCCAAGACGGGGGTGACCCTGGAGCGCATGGGCCCCGAAGGCAGCCCTTACCTGTCGCGGCGCCACCGCGGCCAGGGCCAGGAGGGTGAGCACTACCACAGCTGCATGCAGCTGGCCCCGCCACGCGGCCTGGAAGAGCTGGGCCATGGCCCCTTGAGTTTGGCCGCTGGCCCTCGGGTGGGCGGGGCAGCGGCAGCAGCCACCGAAGCACCCCGCATGGAGTGGAAGGTCAAGGTGCGCAGCGACGGGACCCGCTACGTGGCCAAGCGACCAGTGCGTGACCGCCTCCTAAAAGCCCGGGCCCTGAAGATCCGGGAAGAGCGCAGCGGCATGACCACCGACGACGATGCGGTGAGCGAGATGAAGATGGGCCGCTACTGGAGCAAGGAGGAGCGGAAGCAGCACCTGATCCGGGCCCGAGAGCAGCGGAAGCGGCGTGAGTTCATGATGCAGAGCCGGCTGGAGTGTCTGAGGGAGCAGCAGAACGGCGACGGCAAGGCCGAGCTCAACATCATCGCCCTGAGCCACCGCAAAACC of Hippopotamus amphibius kiboko isolate mHipAmp2 chromosome X, mHipAmp2.hap2, whole genome shotgun sequence contains these proteins:
- the PDZD4 gene encoding PDZ domain-containing protein 4 gives rise to the protein MGCNMCVVQKPEEQYKVMLQVNGKELSKLSQEQTLEALRASKEPLVIQVLRRSPRLRGDGSCPDLQLVDSGTQTDITFEHIMALGKLRPPTPPMVILEPYVPSELPPISHEYYDPAEFMEGGPQEADRVDELEYEEVELYKTSHRDKLGLMVCYRTDDEEDLGIYVGEVNPNSIAAKDGRIREGDRIIQINGVDVQNREEAVAILSQEENTNISLLVARPESQLAKRWKDSDRDDFLDDFGSENEGDLRARQLKSPPAQQLGKEEEKGAPSAGAGLSNSQELDSGVGRTDESTRNEESSEHDLLGDEPLSTANTPGPLRKFGLQGDALQSRDFHFSMDSLLAEGAGLGGGDVPGLTDEEYERYRELLEIKCHLENGNPLGLLFPRAAGGNGALDVNRNESAGHEIAVLEEELRHLEFKCRNILRAQKMQQLRERCMKAWLLEEESLYDLGPGEPKKHELSDISELPEKSDKDSTSAYNTGESCRSTPLLAEPLPESPLRRAAAAGNSNLNRTPSGPPVTAHPKAAPPQGSPGKFRSLSRDPEVGRRQHSEERVRRGPKTGVTLERMGPEGSPYLSRRHRGQGQEGEHYHSCMQLAPPRGLEELGHGPLSLAAGPRVGGAAAAATEAPRMEWKVKVRSDGTRYVAKRPVRDRLLKARALKIREERSGMTTDDDAVSEMKMGRYWSKEERKQHLIRAREQRKRREFMMQSRLECLREQQNGDGKAELNIIALSHRKTMKKRNKKILDNWITIQEMLAHGTRSADGKRVYNPLLSVTTV